One part of the Tunicatimonas pelagia genome encodes these proteins:
- a CDS encoding tetratricopeptide repeat protein codes for MKKQILTVFIILWGAIFSQWAAAQDVPSPDYLAEAQEKAANQDWSGAKVAYTQYIVQYPKKPEGYAGRGIANYQLNKYDAALEDLNQAVAFRAYSADVFYYRGLLQYRNQDYRQTVLDLSKAIKEGTKEADAYYTRGNAHFRMDSYAEAIQDYNQAIALGQQDELVFNNRGKAKFYQNDYTGAVEDFTQAVSVKESYAKGWSNLGEAQYQLQQWEAAIKSYQRAANLGESSKETTFQIAMAYRELEQYEQALPAFDQAEKQGLSSSELNYYRGITAFSAEKYNQTLRDLEKIVSAKEAEWLTDELYHYLGLAYNQLNRPTQVIATLEKIASENRAPEVWMALGTSYFTQKKYQKAVETLLPVKTETAIAPQLGKAYIYLKQPQDGMPFLTKAIEAGSEEAELFHMRGAIFYDQKLYEPALADIQRAQELGMTNGRNYALLGGAQYYLGQFPLAVENLEKAASKGEKTDEVYYTLGNAQAQVQNFSKAIPNLKQAVEQGRGDMITYRHLGAGEYRAKNYTSAVEALSLAVEEGADDLPVYEWLGNAKFFIKNQTAIDALNRAITLGSKDTLVYWHRATIRLDQGETAPAIQDLDQAVALGAKSAQVFLKRGQAKLEQKNVPSALADFNQAITKDAQLPEAYLYRGQAYFLQEDYVKAEEDLAKASKAGVSTKLLYKLLGYSLYQTNAYDRALTALNEAITMGVNESQAYRYRAEIYYDQQNYQEAQKNIDRAFQLGEDSQSAYALSGHAAAYLDQPKRTISDLTKAIEKGADDALVYSHRGNAYYTQKDYQAAANDLDQAVAKGANDLLTLYNWGNAQFLTDDYETAIRAYGEALANGGQQDVEKAPLIYNNRGKAKFLLKNYSEAIADFDQAIAKKPDYTKAYHNRSTAKFLAEDYAGVIQDFEKARELDSQETDIFRMIGIAYYQTEQYSQAVVELDQAVEFKETDDRVFFARGVSRYRSIDSLAMEEQEEAYQAVIADINQAIQQGTKEPLAFLIRGYAQFDGKKYSEALVDLDEAIKLGISDSEVYFRRGFAKYETRDWKGALSDLSTAVNKQSNYPQAYAVRGNARFRLKDYSAALADYNQAVKQGWEDATTYNNRGKARYKLEQYDASLADYSQAIALDSTYTLAYENRGIAHFKLEKYQEARDDLRVVERAQADKVDVGIIYYLADAYYHLENYPVAIGYYDEAIDNGIQEKAAYYRRGQAYMKRENYAQASVDFTNAINLDKQDAQLFVDRATARSFMGDYNGALGDFNQALKLNPELEEVYYNRAYLREELEDYKGAIEDYTKVISLHPRDAEAYYNRANLHVLEENPEAALKDFERAISNDDQNPDYFRGRAMIYYQQGDPKACEDWQQAQTLGDSKAEFFLKKYCTQ; via the coding sequence ATGAAAAAGCAGATACTTACGGTTTTTATCATTCTCTGGGGAGCCATTTTCTCCCAGTGGGCCGCTGCCCAGGATGTACCATCTCCCGATTATTTGGCGGAAGCCCAAGAAAAAGCAGCGAATCAGGATTGGTCGGGTGCCAAAGTGGCCTATACCCAATACATTGTTCAGTATCCGAAGAAGCCCGAGGGCTACGCTGGGCGTGGTATTGCCAACTATCAACTGAATAAGTACGATGCTGCGCTGGAAGATCTGAACCAAGCTGTAGCATTCAGGGCGTACAGTGCCGACGTATTCTACTATCGGGGACTGCTTCAGTACCGCAACCAGGATTACCGCCAAACGGTTCTGGATTTGAGTAAAGCCATCAAGGAGGGAACGAAAGAAGCGGATGCGTACTACACCCGGGGCAACGCCCATTTTCGAATGGACAGTTATGCCGAAGCTATCCAGGATTATAATCAAGCGATAGCGTTGGGGCAGCAGGATGAACTAGTGTTCAACAATCGGGGCAAGGCCAAATTTTATCAGAATGATTACACCGGAGCCGTAGAAGATTTTACGCAAGCTGTCAGCGTGAAAGAAAGCTACGCGAAGGGTTGGAGTAACTTGGGCGAAGCGCAGTACCAACTTCAGCAGTGGGAAGCCGCTATTAAATCGTACCAACGAGCGGCCAATCTGGGTGAATCTTCCAAAGAAACTACCTTCCAAATCGCGATGGCGTATCGGGAACTGGAACAGTACGAGCAAGCTCTACCAGCATTTGACCAGGCCGAAAAACAAGGACTAAGTAGTTCAGAACTTAATTATTACCGGGGGATCACGGCCTTCTCGGCTGAAAAATATAACCAGACCCTACGGGATTTAGAAAAGATCGTTAGTGCGAAAGAAGCCGAGTGGTTAACTGATGAGCTGTACCACTATCTTGGGTTGGCTTACAATCAACTTAATCGGCCAACCCAAGTAATTGCTACGCTAGAAAAAATTGCCTCCGAAAATCGTGCTCCCGAAGTCTGGATGGCGTTAGGTACTTCGTACTTCACTCAGAAGAAGTACCAAAAGGCAGTAGAAACATTGCTACCCGTAAAAACAGAGACAGCAATTGCCCCCCAGTTAGGAAAAGCCTACATCTACCTAAAGCAACCCCAAGACGGAATGCCCTTTTTGACCAAGGCCATTGAAGCGGGTTCCGAAGAGGCGGAGCTATTTCATATGCGGGGAGCCATTTTCTACGATCAGAAGCTCTACGAACCAGCCTTGGCCGATATTCAGCGAGCCCAGGAGCTAGGTATGACCAACGGTAGAAACTATGCATTGTTAGGTGGTGCTCAGTACTACCTGGGTCAGTTTCCGTTGGCCGTAGAAAATCTGGAAAAAGCAGCTTCCAAAGGTGAGAAAACGGATGAGGTGTACTATACGCTGGGTAACGCTCAAGCCCAGGTGCAGAATTTTTCTAAGGCTATTCCCAATCTGAAGCAAGCCGTTGAGCAGGGAAGAGGAGACATGATTACGTATCGGCACTTGGGTGCAGGAGAATATCGGGCGAAGAACTATACTTCGGCGGTAGAAGCTCTCAGCTTGGCGGTAGAAGAGGGAGCGGATGATTTGCCAGTTTACGAGTGGTTAGGCAACGCTAAATTTTTCATCAAGAACCAAACGGCGATTGATGCGCTTAACCGAGCCATTACGCTGGGCAGTAAAGATACACTAGTCTACTGGCACCGGGCTACTATCCGCTTAGATCAAGGGGAGACGGCACCGGCCATTCAGGATTTAGATCAGGCGGTTGCCCTAGGGGCTAAGAGTGCTCAAGTATTTCTGAAGCGAGGACAGGCCAAACTGGAGCAGAAGAACGTACCCAGTGCGCTGGCTGACTTCAATCAAGCTATAACTAAAGATGCTCAGTTGCCGGAAGCTTATTTATACCGGGGACAGGCGTATTTTCTTCAAGAAGATTACGTGAAGGCGGAGGAAGATTTAGCAAAGGCCAGTAAAGCGGGGGTTAGCACCAAATTACTTTATAAATTACTTGGTTACTCATTGTATCAGACTAACGCGTACGATCGGGCCTTGACTGCGTTGAACGAAGCTATTACGATGGGAGTTAATGAATCCCAGGCGTACCGCTACCGAGCTGAAATTTACTACGATCAGCAAAACTACCAAGAAGCTCAAAAGAATATTGACCGGGCTTTTCAACTGGGCGAAGACTCTCAGTCGGCTTATGCTTTGAGCGGACATGCGGCGGCTTATCTGGATCAACCTAAGCGAACAATCAGCGACTTGACAAAGGCCATCGAAAAAGGGGCTGATGATGCGTTGGTGTACAGCCACCGAGGAAATGCCTACTACACCCAAAAAGATTATCAGGCCGCCGCTAATGACTTAGATCAAGCGGTTGCAAAAGGGGCTAATGATTTGCTCACGCTCTACAATTGGGGAAATGCCCAGTTTTTAACCGACGACTACGAAACGGCTATTCGGGCCTACGGTGAGGCTTTAGCAAATGGCGGTCAGCAAGATGTGGAAAAGGCTCCGCTCATTTACAATAATCGGGGTAAAGCAAAATTCTTACTGAAAAACTATAGCGAGGCCATTGCTGACTTTGATCAGGCAATTGCGAAAAAGCCAGATTATACCAAAGCCTATCATAACCGGAGCACGGCTAAGTTTTTGGCGGAAGATTACGCTGGAGTAATTCAAGATTTTGAGAAAGCCCGCGAACTTGATAGTCAGGAAACTGATATTTTCCGCATGATAGGGATAGCCTACTACCAGACCGAGCAATACTCGCAAGCTGTAGTTGAATTAGATCAGGCAGTAGAGTTCAAAGAAACTGATGATCGGGTGTTCTTTGCTCGCGGAGTATCGCGCTACCGAAGCATAGATAGCTTGGCAATGGAGGAACAAGAAGAGGCGTATCAAGCGGTAATTGCTGATATTAACCAGGCCATTCAGCAAGGAACTAAAGAGCCTTTGGCTTTTCTTATTCGGGGTTACGCTCAATTTGATGGTAAAAAATACAGTGAAGCATTGGTTGATTTAGATGAAGCTATCAAGCTGGGCATCAGCGATTCAGAAGTATACTTTAGGCGAGGGTTTGCCAAATACGAAACCCGCGATTGGAAAGGCGCCTTGAGCGATTTGTCTACGGCGGTTAATAAACAAAGCAATTATCCGCAGGCCTACGCGGTACGGGGAAACGCTCGCTTTCGCCTCAAAGATTACTCCGCCGCTTTAGCAGACTATAATCAGGCCGTTAAGCAGGGTTGGGAAGATGCTACTACGTATAACAATCGGGGTAAAGCCAGGTACAAACTGGAGCAGTACGATGCTTCCCTCGCTGACTATTCCCAGGCAATTGCGTTGGATTCGACCTATACGCTGGCGTACGAGAACCGAGGTATTGCCCACTTCAAACTAGAGAAATACCAGGAGGCTCGCGATGATCTACGAGTGGTGGAGAGAGCCCAGGCAGACAAAGTTGACGTAGGTATTATCTACTATCTGGCCGATGCCTACTACCATCTGGAAAATTATCCGGTAGCCATTGGCTACTACGACGAAGCGATTGACAATGGGATTCAGGAAAAGGCAGCGTACTACCGCCGGGGGCAGGCCTATATGAAGCGGGAGAACTACGCACAGGCTTCGGTAGATTTCACTAACGCAATTAATCTGGATAAGCAAGACGCACAACTGTTTGTAGATCGAGCTACCGCTCGTTCGTTTATGGGTGACTACAACGGTGCCTTGGGTGATTTTAACCAAGCCCTTAAACTCAACCCGGAATTGGAAGAAGTGTACTACAATCGGGCGTATCTGCGAGAAGAGTTAGAAGACTACAAGGGGGCAATTGAAGATTATACCAAAGTAATTTCATTGCACCCCCGCGATGCGGAAGCTTACTACAACCGGGCGAACCTACACGTGCTAGAAGAAAACCCTGAAGCAGCCCTAAAAGACTTTGAGCGAGCAATCAGTAATGATGACCAAAACCCCGACTACTTTCGCGGCCGAGCCATGATCTACTACCAGCAGGGCGATCCCAAAGCCTGCGAAGACTGGCAGCAAGCCCAAACCCTGGGCGACTCTAAAGCGGAATTCTTTTTGAAGAAGTATTGTACGCAGTAA
- a CDS encoding ribonucleoside-diphosphate reductase small subunit produces MSEKTVDLNEPILQENPNRFVLFPIEHDDIWQWYKKSEASFWTAEEIDLSQDLKDWGNLNDGERHFISHVLAFFAASDGIVNENLAENFVNEVQYTEAKFFYGFQIAMENIHSETYSLLIDTYVKDSQEKNKLFNAIETMDCVKKKADWALRWIDEGSFAERLVAFAAVEGIFFSGSFCSIFWLKKRGLMPGLTFSNELISRDEGMHCDFACHLYNEHLNTKLSEETVRKIIIDAVEIEKEFVTDALPVSLIGMNAELMCQYIEFVADRLLLELNCAKVYNAQNPFDFMEMISLQGKTNFFEKRVGEYQKAGVKNSTQDQDRPKFSLNEEF; encoded by the coding sequence ATGAGTGAGAAAACTGTTGATTTAAACGAGCCTATTTTACAGGAGAACCCCAATCGGTTTGTGCTATTCCCTATTGAGCACGATGACATCTGGCAATGGTATAAAAAATCGGAAGCTAGTTTCTGGACGGCCGAAGAAATCGATTTAAGTCAGGACTTGAAGGACTGGGGAAATCTGAACGATGGCGAGCGCCACTTCATCTCCCACGTGCTTGCCTTTTTCGCCGCCAGCGATGGTATCGTTAATGAGAATTTGGCCGAGAACTTCGTAAACGAGGTGCAGTATACCGAAGCCAAGTTTTTCTACGGCTTTCAGATTGCGATGGAGAATATCCACTCCGAAACGTACTCCTTATTAATAGATACTTACGTAAAAGACAGCCAGGAAAAGAACAAGCTCTTCAACGCCATTGAAACCATGGACTGCGTGAAGAAAAAAGCCGATTGGGCTTTGCGCTGGATTGATGAAGGAAGCTTTGCTGAACGTTTGGTGGCATTTGCAGCGGTAGAAGGTATTTTCTTCTCCGGTTCGTTCTGCTCAATCTTCTGGCTGAAGAAGCGGGGACTGATGCCCGGTTTGACCTTTTCCAATGAGCTGATCTCCCGCGATGAAGGAATGCACTGCGACTTTGCCTGCCATCTTTATAATGAACACCTTAACACAAAGCTTTCGGAAGAAACCGTTCGGAAAATTATTATCGATGCGGTAGAGATTGAAAAAGAGTTTGTGACCGATGCACTACCCGTGAGCCTAATTGGCATGAACGCCGAACTGATGTGTCAGTACATTGAGTTTGTGGCTGATCGCTTATTGCTAGAACTCAACTGCGCCAAGGTATACAATGCTCAGAATCCGTTCGACTTTATGGAGATGATCTCGCTGCAAGGCAAGACTAACTTCTTTGAGAAGCGCGTAGGTGAGTACCAAAAAGCGGGAGTGAAAAATAGTACCCAAGACCAAGACCGTCCTAAGTTTTCTTTAAACGAAGAATTTTAA
- the rpmA gene encoding 50S ribosomal protein L27 — translation MAHKKGAGSSKNGRDSESKRLGVKRFGGENVIAGNIIVRQRGTKHHPGTNVGMGKDHTLFALTEGKVQFKKGRQDRSYVHVVSEA, via the coding sequence ATGGCACATAAGAAAGGAGCCGGTAGCTCTAAAAACGGACGTGATTCGGAAAGTAAACGGCTCGGCGTAAAAAGATTTGGTGGTGAAAATGTAATCGCCGGAAATATCATTGTGCGCCAACGAGGCACTAAGCACCACCCGGGCACCAACGTGGGTATGGGTAAAGATCATACGCTTTTTGCTCTGACCGAGGGTAAGGTACAGTTCAAGAAAGGTCGTCAAGATCGTTCTTACGTTCATGTCGTAAGCGAAGCTTAG
- a CDS encoding DUF3667 domain-containing protein translates to MKIRRKTQQCLNCGLTLNTVYHYCPRCGQENNNQTDVSFGTFVKEFFSNYFSFDTRIGRSIRPLFFKPGFLTNRFNEGKRVEYIHPLRMYLVVSLSFFFLVTLSSNSAITEFTTGAEDRFVRGFSSEIMGIPLDSVTSDSTEQIRQIILDKSLTNQEALDSLATLEYDSLPKTWQQRKIFSQARKMALYGLLPFISTAIRNLPIILLIAMPIFALLLKLLYIRRRQYYVQHLAHTLHIHSFTLLLFCPLIIIKWLGVSAAVVDYIEVAVVLLWLVYLIVSFRRVYQQGWGKTVTKVLLVNFMYSMLLSIIFASEVVLSFFIA, encoded by the coding sequence GTGAAAATCCGCCGAAAAACCCAGCAGTGTCTCAATTGTGGTCTTACCCTCAATACCGTCTACCACTATTGTCCGCGCTGCGGGCAGGAAAACAACAACCAAACTGATGTCTCCTTCGGAACCTTTGTTAAAGAATTCTTTTCCAATTACTTCTCCTTCGACACCCGGATTGGACGCAGTATCAGGCCATTGTTTTTTAAACCAGGTTTTTTAACCAACCGCTTCAACGAGGGAAAACGAGTGGAGTACATCCATCCCCTTCGGATGTATCTGGTAGTTAGCCTATCGTTCTTCTTTCTGGTAACCCTAAGCTCAAACTCAGCCATTACGGAATTTACTACCGGAGCGGAGGACCGGTTTGTGAGAGGGTTTTCCAGTGAAATCATGGGTATCCCTTTAGATTCTGTTACTAGCGACTCTACCGAACAGATTCGCCAAATTATTCTGGATAAGTCGCTGACTAATCAGGAGGCTCTGGATTCACTTGCCACTTTAGAATATGACTCACTGCCAAAAACTTGGCAGCAACGAAAAATCTTTAGTCAGGCCCGCAAGATGGCTCTTTATGGCCTTCTTCCTTTCATCTCCACGGCGATTCGTAATTTGCCTATTATTCTACTAATTGCCATGCCAATTTTTGCTTTACTTCTTAAGCTACTGTACATCCGCAGAAGGCAATATTACGTACAGCATTTAGCGCACACCTTGCATATACACTCCTTTACGTTACTGCTGTTTTGCCCGTTAATTATTATAAAATGGCTAGGGGTTTCTGCTGCCGTAGTAGACTACATTGAAGTAGCGGTAGTTTTACTTTGGTTAGTATATTTAATTGTTTCTTTCCGGCGAGTCTATCAACAGGGGTGGGGAAAGACCGTAACAAAAGTGCTATTAGTTAACTTCATGTATAGTATGCTACTTTCAATTATATTTGCCTCTGAGGTCGTTTTATCATTTTTTATTGCATGA
- a CDS encoding helix-hairpin-helix domain-containing protein, with product MIDDILLKGQQASKKAKKEEAPKADAPKPEAVQAEATAQDDLKKISGVGPAFEKALNEYGIHTYQQIIDLSAEEIEKLAEEVDGVTVEMVQDDWIPQAKELNA from the coding sequence ATGATTGATGATATTCTGCTGAAGGGCCAACAGGCTAGTAAGAAAGCCAAAAAAGAAGAAGCTCCGAAGGCTGATGCTCCTAAGCCCGAAGCGGTGCAAGCGGAAGCTACCGCTCAAGATGATTTGAAGAAAATTAGTGGCGTTGGGCCTGCTTTTGAGAAAGCACTAAATGAGTACGGAATTCATACCTACCAGCAAATAATTGATCTGTCTGCTGAGGAGATTGAGAAACTAGCCGAAGAGGTGGATGGTGTTACTGTAGAGATGGTACAGGATGATTGGATTCCTCAGGCCAAAGAACTGAATGCTTAA